Genomic DNA from Chlorocebus sabaeus isolate Y175 chromosome 6, mChlSab1.0.hap1, whole genome shotgun sequence:
CCACCTACCTAGAGAGTGTCCATCTATGAAGGTTGGGTTGCCCCGAATACAGCTGTCACTGCTGTCCTTGCTGTTAGGCCctggctgtcttctccctttaTCTTGTGTGCCATTGTCTTGGGGAGACACTTCAGTGAATTCTGGTGTCTTGCTCCTGAGTCAGGTCGGGTGCACATCTTTGGGCCTCATATTGGTGCCCATGTCAGGTCGGGTGCACATCTTTGGGCCTCATATTGGTGCCCGTGCACTCGTTATCTGAGAGCACATCCTGAGGGATGAAGGTGCCGTGGAGAGCTGTGGTGTGGGTGGCATGGGTGGGAAGGCCGGGGCTGGGGCTGCCTGAGTGCCGAGATTCAGGAAATCCTTAAAGAGCTGGGTCCCACGTCACCCGGGCAGGCCAGGTCTAACCATTATGCAGGCCATTTTCTGTTTCTCGTTGCGGGTCCTGGTGTTGGGAGACAGGTTTCAGTAGCTGTGGGAGAGTATAGGGAGTGAGGGTTGGAGAAGGGCCGTGAGAAGGGGGAGGCATTTGGACCGGGTCTTCAAATGGCCTATGATGTTGGGTGCAGTGTGTTGGGGGGACTGGGTTGGGTAGACTCTGGTGGGGGAGGGGTTTAGGATACTACCTGAAGGCCCTTTTCTCGTGCCACTTCCCAGGTGACGGTCCTGGTCATGTGCCACACGAGGGAGCTGGCCTTCCAGATCAGCAAGGAGTATGAGCGCTTCTCCAAGTACATGCCCAGCGTCAAGGTGAGCCCCTCAGGTTGGACTTGGTCAGGCGCCGCTTGGTTTCTGCAGCTTTGTTAGCCTCGGCTCTGGCCCAGCCAGCATTTACCAAGCTTGGCAGGGGCAGCTGCCTTTGAGGTTTGCGGTGGTTTTTGCTCCTTAAAAGCCTGATGAATTATGCATGGCTCCCAGGGGCCTGTGCAGGTCCCAGCCTGGGGCTTCCTTTGAGTGGAGCCCTGGGAGGCCCTCAGGCCTGCCTTGGTCCCCTGAGGCCTCCTGTTCACAGGTGCTGGGGTTGGGTATTAGGTGCCCTCAGGGCTGCTGGGGCTGAGCTAGTTGGGGCCTTGGGCCGGGTATCAGCATGGagcagcttcctcctcctccccgtaGGTGTCTGTGTTCTTCGGGGGTCTCTCCATCAAGAAGGATGAAGAAGTGTTGAAGAAGAACTGTCCCCATGTCGTGGTGGGGACCCCAGGCCGCATCCTGGCGCTCGTGCGGAACAGGAGCTTCAGCCTAAAGAATGTGAAGCACTTTGTGCTGGACGAGTGTGACAAGATGCTGGAGCAGCTGGGTGAGTCATCTGCCCTTGCAGCCTCAGCTGGAGAGTCAGCGACTAGGCGGGCCCCATAGCAGGCAGAAGACTCTTGAGTGGGTCACATGGGTGGCTGGCAGGCGGGGCTCCTGTGGTGATCTTAGGGAAAGCTCTGCTGCTGGCAGAGGGACGTGCTGTTTCTGAGCCCGAGCCGAATGGGACCACGGGACCCAAATAAGCCCCCGTCCCTCCTGGACGTAAAGGCACGCGCACATACCTCTAGGAGTGTGAGACTTCTGCCACCTGTTGGGTTGGTTCTAGGCCccacctgccctcagggagcctcGACAGGGCCGGTGGGAGATGGGCTTGTGTCCTGGGAGGCAGCTGCAGCTCTCACCCCAGCGGCTgtctctgcctcaggctcccctcCCTGAAGCGTGTCTCGAGGCGCACGGGCACGGCTGCTCCGCGCCAGCGCGTAAGTGGATTGCAGCTCCTCCCGCGCCTGCGCTCGCTGGCCACCCCCCAGCCCCTCAGGCACCAGGACTGGCCACTCCCGCGGCTCACTCTGCCCTCGTCACGGTGCCACTGGCTCCCTGGCACAGGTTGGGAGGGGTCTGGGTCTGGTCTGGGGTGGGGGTCCTGCATGGCAGATGCTCATGCCCACGCATGTCTTGCCCTCCCCACCCAGACATGCGGCGGGACGTGCAGGAGATCTTCCGCCTGACACCACACGAGAAGCAGTGCATGATGTTCAGCGCCACCCTGAGCAAGGACATCCGGCCTGTGTGCAGGAAGTTCATGCAGGATGTGAGTAAGGCGAGAGTGGCAGCTTCGGCCTTCCCCAGGGGCCTGGAGCCTGGGGCCCCAGGACACCCGCACAGCCCACATGCCTCGGAGGATGCTGGGATGCTGGGAGCCGGCGGagcctcctttcctcccctcgGTCTTGTCAAACTGGGAGTCAAGCTTGGTCCACACCTGAGCCGGGCCAGAGCTTACATCCAGGTTTTGAGTGATGTTTACTGAGGTCCGGTGCAGGAGGCCCTCTGGGAAGCGTCGCACAAAGGAGTCGCCCACTGGAAGGTTCTGGGCAGGCGAGATGCCCAGAGGTGATCCCTGCccgcccctcccacctccctccccacacaGCCCATGGAGGTGTTTGTGGACGACGAGACCAAGCTCACGCTGCACGGCCTGCAGCAGTACTACGTCAAACTCAAAGACAGTGAGAAGAACCGCAAGCTCTTTGATCTCCTGGACGTGCTGGAGTTTAACCAGGTGACACTTCCATCAGCCCTTCCTGGGGCTCTGGACCATCGGGAGGTCGCTGGGCCGCCAGACTGTGTGGCCCTGACCGCCACTCCTTCCTTCAGGTGATAATCTTCGTCAAGTCAGTGCAGCGCTGTATGGCCCTGGCCCAGCTCCTCGTGGAGCAGAACTTCCCAGCCATCGCCATCCACCGGGGCATGGCCCAGGAGGAGCGGTGAGTGCGAGCCACCCgccaaggctgcagggagcgCCACCCAGGAGCCCAGTGTCTGACGGCCTCCACTTGTTTctcctgcaccccagcctgtcaCGCTATCAGCAGTTCAAGGATTTCCAGCGGCGGATCCTGGTGGCCACCAATCTGTTTGGCCGGGGGATGGACATCGAGCGAGTCAACATCGTCTTTAACTACGACATGCCTGAGGACTCGGACACCTACTTGCACCGGGTGAGCGGCCTCACGGGCATGTCGCTTTCCCCTGGTGGTGGGGTGGGGCGCCAACCCTGCTTTTCCTCAAGTCCTGAGGTGGTATCTGTGGCCTGACCCTGATCCTGTCTGTCTGCAGGTGGCCCGGGCGGGTCGCTTTGGCACCAAAGGCCTAGCCATCACTTTTGTGTCTGACGAGAAtgatgccaaaatcctcaatGACGTCCAGGACCGGTTTGAAGTTAATGTGGCAGAACTTCCAGAGGAAATCGACATATCCACATACAGTAAGTGCCTtgggcagggcagggggctgaggcagagggtTCCTACCTCGGCCCTTCGGTTCACCACTTCCTGTGTCTTACAGTTGAGCAGAGCCGGTAACCACCACGTGCCCCGCCAGTCCAGAGCCGCCCACCCGGAGCTGCCCACCTGGAGCCGCCCGCATGCAGCTTCACCTCCCCTTTCCAGGTGCCACTGTTGAGAAGCTAGAAATTGTGTGAGAATAAACTTGTTATTACGGAAACCTGGCTCCCACACCATCTGTTTCTTAGTCATCTCGGCCTTTGACGGACACCCTGGGTCTGGCGTCT
This window encodes:
- the DDX39A gene encoding ATP-dependent RNA helicase DDX39A, translating into MAEQDVENDLLDYDEEEEPQAPQESTPAPPKKDIKGSYVSIHSSGFRDFLLKPELLRAIVDCGFEHPSEVQHECIPQAILGMDVLCQAKSGMGKTAVFVLATLQQIEPVNGQVTVLVMCHTRELAFQISKEYERFSKYMPSVKVSVFFGGLSIKKDEEVLKKNCPHVVVGTPGRILALVRNRSFSLKNVKHFVLDECDKMLEQLDMRRDVQEIFRLTPHEKQCMMFSATLSKDIRPVCRKFMQDPMEVFVDDETKLTLHGLQQYYVKLKDSEKNRKLFDLLDVLEFNQVIIFVKSVQRCMALAQLLVEQNFPAIAIHRGMAQEERLSRYQQFKDFQRRILVATNLFGRGMDIERVNIVFNYDMPEDSDTYLHRVARAGRFGTKGLAITFVSDENDAKILNDVQDRFEVNVAELPEEIDISTYIEQSR